One window of the Shimwellia blattae DSM 4481 = NBRC 105725 genome contains the following:
- a CDS encoding TIGR01777 family oxidoreductase, with amino-acid sequence MHILITGGTGLIGRALIRRLLITGHQITVVTRSSASARRHLPAQVTLWEGLNEHPTFDGIDAVINLAGEPIADKRWTRARKHILCDSRWQMTHQVVQRIKASQRPPGVLISGSAMGYYGDMGETVVTEDEPPRNEFTHQLCARWEHIACEAQSDATRVCLLRTGVVLARNGGMLAKLLPLFRLGLGGPTGDGRQYIPWIHLDDMVSGIIWLLDNNLQGPFNMVAPWPVHNARFASILGQVLNRPALLRTPGAVIRLIMGEAAVLVLEGQRGQPARLEQAGFTFRWRDLQEALADLVR; translated from the coding sequence ATGCACATTCTGATAACCGGCGGCACCGGGCTGATTGGCCGGGCGCTGATCCGGCGCTTACTGATTACCGGGCACCAGATAACCGTGGTTACCCGCTCCTCCGCCAGTGCGCGCCGCCACCTCCCGGCCCAGGTCACTCTGTGGGAAGGGCTGAACGAACATCCCACTTTTGATGGTATTGACGCGGTCATAAACCTGGCAGGAGAGCCCATTGCCGACAAGCGCTGGACCCGGGCCCGGAAGCACATCCTGTGCGACAGCCGCTGGCAGATGACCCACCAGGTGGTGCAGCGTATTAAAGCCAGCCAGCGGCCACCAGGGGTGCTGATTTCCGGCTCTGCCATGGGGTACTACGGCGATATGGGGGAGACGGTCGTCACCGAAGATGAGCCCCCGCGAAACGAATTTACCCACCAGTTATGCGCCCGCTGGGAACACATCGCCTGCGAGGCGCAGAGCGATGCCACCCGGGTGTGCCTGCTGCGCACCGGCGTTGTGCTGGCCCGCAACGGCGGCATGCTGGCAAAACTGCTGCCGCTCTTCCGGCTGGGCCTTGGCGGCCCCACGGGAGACGGGCGCCAGTACATTCCCTGGATCCACCTGGATGATATGGTAAGCGGTATTATCTGGCTGCTGGATAACAACCTGCAGGGCCCCTTTAATATGGTGGCCCCATGGCCGGTTCATAATGCCCGGTTCGCCAGTATCCTGGGGCAGGTGCTTAACCGCCCGGCACTGCTGCGCACGCCAGGGGCGGTAATACGTCTTATCATGGGAGAGGCGGCGGTACTGGTGCTGGAAGGGCAGCGTGGCCAGCCTGCCCGGCTTGAGCAGGCGGGTTTTACCTTTCGCTGGCGCGATCTGCAGGAGGCGCTGGCGGACCTGGTCAGGTAA
- the folX gene encoding dihydroneopterin triphosphate 2'-epimerase — protein sequence MSSQPDAIIRVKNLRLRTFIGIKDEEIANRQDVVINLQIHYPAEHARTSENIADALNYRTVTKAVIQLVENNRFALLEKLTQDVLDIACAHPWVTYAEVEIDKLHALRYADSVSMTMRWQK from the coding sequence ATGTCATCGCAACCTGACGCCATTATCCGGGTTAAAAATCTGCGCCTGCGCACGTTTATCGGCATTAAAGACGAAGAGATCGCCAACCGTCAGGATGTGGTGATTAACCTGCAAATTCACTACCCGGCAGAGCATGCCAGAACCAGTGAAAATATCGCCGATGCCCTCAATTACCGCACGGTGACCAAAGCGGTTATTCAGCTGGTTGAAAATAACCGCTTCGCACTGCTGGAAAAATTAACCCAGGATGTGCTCGATATCGCATGTGCTCACCCCTGGGTCACCTACGCTGAAGTAGAAATCGACAAACTACATGCCCTGCGCTATGCGGATTCGGTATCCATGACGATGCGCTGGCAAAAATAG
- a CDS encoding lysozyme inhibitor LprI family protein, giving the protein MRHYWLFSCLLGLYALPALAGSPARPAYPYSAQYQKCVANAANEMTSLMCVSDEHEKWDARLNKAWQAALKTRQNAPAWRQAQRTWITFRDRQCSIYNFAGNGSGDKTLSEICLLNMTIERTLQLEDNNWPAS; this is encoded by the coding sequence ATGCGCCATTACTGGTTATTTTCCTGCCTGCTGGGCCTGTATGCGTTACCCGCCCTGGCCGGGAGCCCGGCCCGCCCGGCCTATCCTTATTCTGCGCAATACCAGAAATGTGTGGCGAACGCCGCCAATGAAATGACAAGCCTGATGTGTGTAAGCGATGAGCATGAAAAATGGGACGCCCGGCTGAATAAAGCCTGGCAGGCGGCGCTGAAAACGCGCCAGAACGCCCCCGCCTGGCGCCAGGCTCAGCGCACCTGGATCACCTTTCGCGACCGGCAGTGCAGCATCTACAATTTTGCCGGTAACGGCTCCGGGGATAAAACCCTGAGCGAGATCTGCCTGCTGAATATGACCATTGAACGCACGCTACAGCTGGAAGACAACAACTGGCCCGCCAGCTAA
- the yfcE gene encoding phosphodiesterase produces MKLMFAADIHGSLPATEQVLDIFSRSQAHWLIVLGDVLNHGPRNALPPGYAPAQVAERLNQVAGKIIAVRGNCDSEVDQMLLHFPLMAPWQQVLLDTRRLFLTHGHLYGPDNLPPLNPGDVLVSGHTHIPLAERRGEVIVFNPGSVSIPKGGFAASYGMLDDDVLTVYGLADGKVIADIAITP; encoded by the coding sequence ATGAAACTGATGTTTGCGGCGGATATTCACGGTTCGCTGCCGGCCACTGAGCAGGTGCTGGATATTTTTTCCCGCAGCCAGGCTCACTGGCTTATCGTGCTGGGCGATGTTCTGAACCACGGGCCGCGTAATGCGCTGCCTCCGGGATATGCCCCGGCACAGGTGGCAGAGCGTCTTAACCAGGTGGCCGGGAAGATTATTGCCGTGCGGGGCAACTGCGACAGCGAGGTTGACCAGATGCTGCTGCATTTCCCGCTGATGGCCCCCTGGCAGCAGGTATTACTGGATACCCGGCGGCTGTTTCTGACCCACGGGCACCTGTATGGACCGGATAATTTACCGCCGCTGAACCCCGGAGATGTGCTGGTCTCGGGCCACACACATATTCCGCTGGCAGAGCGGCGCGGTGAGGTCATTGTTTTTAACCCGGGCTCAGTCAGTATCCCTAAAGGTGGCTTTGCGGCCAGCTACGGCATGCTGGATGACGATGTTCTGACCGTTTATGGCCTGGCGGATGGCAAGGTTATTGCAGATATCGCTATTACCCCGTAA
- the yfcD gene encoding NUDIX hydrolase YfcD, giving the protein MVEQRELSGTEWVDIVNEDNEVIAQASREQMRAQRLRHRATYIVVHDGMGNILVQRRTETKDFLPGMLDATAGGVVQAEEVMLESARREAEEELGIAGVPFAEHGAFYFEDANCRVWGGLFSCVSHGPFALQEEEISDVCWMTPEEITARCDEFTPDSLKALSLWLKRNTGADAPSAPEATAKAKS; this is encoded by the coding sequence ATGGTGGAACAGCGTGAATTATCTGGCACGGAATGGGTTGATATTGTCAATGAAGACAATGAAGTAATTGCACAGGCAAGCCGGGAGCAGATGCGCGCCCAGCGGCTGCGTCATCGCGCCACATATATCGTTGTCCATGACGGTATGGGCAATATCCTGGTTCAGCGCCGCACTGAAACCAAAGATTTTCTACCCGGCATGCTGGATGCCACCGCGGGTGGCGTAGTGCAGGCAGAAGAGGTGATGCTGGAGTCTGCCCGCCGCGAAGCGGAAGAGGAGCTGGGAATAGCAGGGGTGCCGTTTGCTGAACACGGCGCTTTTTACTTTGAAGACGCCAACTGCCGGGTGTGGGGTGGGCTGTTTAGCTGCGTATCCCACGGGCCTTTTGCCCTTCAGGAAGAAGAGATCAGCGATGTTTGCTGGATGACCCCGGAAGAGATAACCGCCCGCTGTGACGAATTCACGCCAGATTCACTCAAGGCGCTCTCTTTGTGGCTGAAGCGCAATACCGGCGCAGATGCCCCCTCTGCACCGGAAGCCACCGCAAAAGCCAAAAGCTAG
- a CDS encoding LacI family DNA-binding transcriptional regulator: MPVTRKRRSTGKVTLADVARMAGVGTMTVSRALRTPEQVSGKLREKINAAVAALGYMPNLAASALASASSWTIAMVVPNLAEAGCAEMFAGLQHILQPAGYQIMLAESCHRLDQEEALLETLLASNIAAAVMLSVDHSATVRHWLENAAIPVMEIGAIRDQPIDMNIGIDNVAAMSELTTLLVSRGYQNIGLLCASQEQWLFQQHLQGWHKAMLRHHMSPHRVVNAAAPPLFSTGAAQLPELLLAWPEMDALVCVSDELACGALYECQRRYIKVPDDLAIVGFGDSDVSRVCQPPLTTIAVPHRQIGIDAARALLARLSGRPWQSTGAISPVLRLRSSC; the protein is encoded by the coding sequence ATGCCCGTAACCCGCAAGCGACGCAGCACAGGTAAGGTGACTCTGGCAGATGTTGCCAGAATGGCCGGGGTCGGCACCATGACGGTATCCCGGGCGCTGCGTACCCCGGAGCAGGTCTCCGGTAAACTGCGGGAGAAAATTAACGCCGCTGTTGCCGCCCTGGGTTATATGCCGAATCTGGCCGCCAGCGCTCTGGCATCAGCCTCATCCTGGACCATCGCCATGGTGGTGCCAAATCTGGCAGAAGCAGGCTGTGCCGAAATGTTTGCCGGGCTCCAGCACATCCTTCAGCCCGCCGGGTACCAGATAATGCTGGCAGAATCCTGCCACCGGCTGGATCAGGAAGAGGCGCTGCTGGAAACTCTGCTGGCCTCCAATATTGCTGCTGCCGTGATGCTGAGTGTGGATCACAGCGCAACGGTGCGTCACTGGCTGGAAAATGCCGCCATCCCGGTGATGGAGATTGGCGCCATTCGGGATCAGCCCATTGATATGAATATTGGCATCGACAATGTCGCGGCGATGTCTGAGCTGACTACCCTGCTGGTGTCCCGGGGCTATCAGAATATTGGTCTGCTGTGTGCCAGCCAGGAGCAGTGGCTCTTTCAGCAACATTTGCAGGGCTGGCATAAAGCCATGCTGCGCCACCATATGTCTCCGCACCGGGTCGTTAATGCGGCCGCCCCGCCGCTGTTTTCTACCGGAGCAGCCCAGTTGCCGGAGCTGTTACTGGCCTGGCCTGAAATGGACGCGCTGGTGTGTGTTTCTGATGAGCTGGCCTGCGGCGCTCTGTATGAATGCCAGCGCCGGTATATCAAAGTGCCGGACGATCTGGCTATTGTCGGCTTTGGCGACAGTGATGTCAGCCGGGTTTGTCAGCCACCGCTCACCACAATCGCCGTGCCTCACCGGCAAATCGGTATCGATGCGGCCAGAGCATTGCTGGCCCGGCTCAGCGGCAGGCCGTGGCAGAGCACAGGGGCTATCTCCCCTGTGCTGCGCTTGCGGAGCAGTTGCTAG
- a CDS encoding PTS sugar transporter subunit IIA, with protein sequence MLNHWLNEQTICIRDRVADWQQALVIAAKPLLAQGIIHADYVPAIIHQHHKLGPYYVLAPGLAMPHARPEEGAHGQGLALLKLHQGVAFGAGEFDPVSLIIMLAAPDADSHIVMISSLAELFSCPEDLAALHQAQTLAQINNIISRY encoded by the coding sequence GTGCTGAATCACTGGCTGAACGAGCAGACTATCTGTATCCGGGACCGGGTTGCTGACTGGCAACAGGCTCTGGTTATTGCGGCCAAACCGCTGCTGGCACAGGGGATTATTCACGCAGATTATGTCCCGGCGATTATTCACCAGCATCATAAATTAGGGCCGTATTATGTTCTGGCGCCTGGTCTGGCTATGCCCCATGCACGCCCGGAGGAGGGTGCTCACGGGCAGGGACTCGCGCTACTGAAGCTACATCAGGGGGTTGCTTTTGGTGCCGGGGAGTTTGATCCGGTCAGCCTGATTATTATGCTGGCCGCGCCGGATGCCGACAGCCATATTGTCATGATTTCTTCCCTGGCTGAGTTATTTTCCTGCCCGGAGGATCTGGCAGCGTTGCATCAGGCGCAGACTCTTGCACAGATTAATAATATTATTTCTCGCTACTAA
- a CDS encoding PTS sugar transporter subunit IIB, producing MKIMAICGSGLGSSFLVEMNIKKVLKKMGVEAEVEHADLSCAMPGAADLFVMAKDIATSASVASEQLLVIDNIIDINELEEKLRGYFSAR from the coding sequence ATGAAAATTATGGCAATTTGTGGATCGGGTCTTGGCAGTAGTTTTTTAGTTGAAATGAATATTAAAAAAGTGCTTAAAAAAATGGGCGTTGAAGCCGAAGTGGAACATGCGGATCTTTCCTGTGCCATGCCGGGGGCGGCAGACTTGTTTGTGATGGCAAAAGATATTGCCACCAGCGCAAGTGTGGCGTCAGAACAGCTACTTGTTATTGATAATATTATTGATATCAATGAGCTTGAAGAGAAGCTGCGCGGCTATTTTTCTGCCCGCTAA
- a CDS encoding PTS ascorbate transporter subunit IIC: protein MLILDTLNFVVDILKVPSVLVGLIALIGLVAQKKPFSDVVKGTIKTILGFIVLGGGASVLVGSLNPLGGMFEHAFTIQGIIPNNEAIVSIALEKYGASTALIMAFGMVANIIVARFTRLKYIFLTGHHTFYMACMIGVILTVAGFDGAGLVFTGSLILGLVMAAFPALAQRYMKKITGSDDIAFGHFGTLGYILAGWLGSLCGKNSRSTEEMNLPKNLSFLRDSAISISLTMMVIYLIMAVSAGREYVETQLSGEQNFLVYAIIQAITFAAGVFIILQGVRLILAEIVPAFTGFSEKLVPSARPALDCPVVYPYAPNAVLIGFLFSFLGGIVGLFLLGQMKLVLILPGVVPHFFTGATAGVFGNATGGRRGAMIGAFANGLLITFLPVLLLPVLGALGFANTTFSDADFGVIGILLGNLARYLSPWAITALVVGVFALLVVRNAAAASKATTGAKP, encoded by the coding sequence ATGCTTATCCTTGATACACTTAATTTCGTGGTTGATATTCTTAAGGTGCCATCCGTACTGGTCGGGCTTATTGCGTTGATTGGCCTTGTTGCCCAGAAAAAGCCCTTTTCTGATGTAGTAAAAGGCACTATTAAAACTATTCTCGGGTTTATTGTTCTCGGTGGCGGGGCAAGTGTTCTTGTCGGATCACTGAACCCGCTTGGCGGTATGTTTGAACATGCATTTACTATTCAGGGAATTATTCCTAATAATGAAGCGATCGTTTCTATTGCGCTGGAGAAATATGGCGCGTCAACGGCGCTGATTATGGCATTCGGTATGGTGGCGAATATTATTGTCGCGCGCTTTACCCGGCTTAAATATATCTTTCTTACCGGGCACCATACGTTCTATATGGCCTGTATGATCGGGGTGATTCTGACCGTTGCTGGCTTTGACGGTGCCGGGCTGGTCTTTACCGGTTCGTTGATTCTCGGGCTGGTGATGGCTGCATTTCCGGCGCTGGCCCAGCGCTATATGAAAAAAATTACCGGCAGTGACGATATTGCCTTCGGCCACTTCGGAACACTAGGCTATATCCTGGCGGGCTGGCTTGGCAGCCTGTGTGGTAAAAACTCCCGCTCTACCGAGGAGATGAACCTGCCGAAAAATCTCAGCTTTCTGCGCGACAGCGCCATTTCGATTTCGCTGACCATGATGGTGATTTACCTGATTATGGCCGTTAGCGCGGGGCGCGAATATGTGGAAACTCAGCTAAGCGGGGAGCAGAACTTCCTGGTCTACGCCATTATTCAGGCCATCACATTTGCAGCCGGTGTTTTTATTATCCTCCAGGGGGTGCGCCTGATCCTTGCCGAGATTGTGCCTGCGTTTACCGGGTTTTCTGAAAAGCTGGTGCCCAGTGCCCGTCCGGCGCTGGACTGTCCGGTGGTCTACCCCTATGCGCCGAATGCGGTGTTGATCGGTTTTTTGTTCAGCTTCCTGGGCGGGATTGTGGGTCTGTTCCTGCTTGGTCAGATGAAGCTGGTGCTGATCCTCCCCGGGGTGGTGCCGCACTTTTTCACCGGTGCGACTGCGGGGGTCTTTGGTAATGCGACCGGCGGGCGACGCGGGGCGATGATCGGCGCTTTTGCTAACGGGTTATTGATAACCTTCCTGCCGGTGTTGCTGTTGCCAGTGCTCGGGGCGCTGGGGTTTGCTAACACCACTTTCTCTGATGCGGATTTTGGGGTTATCGGCATTCTTCTGGGGAACCTGGCCCGTTACCTTTCGCCCTGGGCTATCACGGCGCTGGTGGTGGGGGTTTTTGCTCTGCTGGTTGTGCGCAACGCGGCGGCTGCATCTAAAGCGACCACAGGAGCTAAACCATGA
- a CDS encoding transketolase, with amino-acid sequence MSLAQLTGFAREIRISTLKSLLHLGFGHFGGCMSVVETLAVLYGQVMRIDPRDPQWPGRDYFVLSKGHAGPALYSALALKGYFPPAMLNTLNQNGTRLPSHPDRLLTPGVDATTGSLGQGVSIAGGLALAHKLAGRANRVFCITGDGELNEGQCWEAFQFIAHHRLNNLLLFVDWNKQQLDGATEQIIRPFSLAEKFAAFGFEATTVKGDDIAGILALASPRQEGEDRPRVVILDTVKGQGVPWLEQLSNSHHLRLDGQMKQCLMASIEQLEAHHD; translated from the coding sequence ATGAGCCTTGCACAGTTAACCGGCTTTGCCCGGGAGATCCGGATATCTACGCTGAAATCGCTGCTTCACCTCGGGTTCGGTCATTTCGGCGGCTGTATGTCGGTAGTGGAGACCCTGGCCGTCCTGTATGGTCAGGTGATGCGCATCGATCCCCGGGATCCACAGTGGCCCGGGCGCGATTATTTTGTCTTGTCTAAAGGCCATGCCGGGCCTGCGCTGTACAGCGCTCTGGCACTGAAGGGGTATTTCCCGCCCGCCATGCTAAATACGCTCAACCAGAACGGAACCCGGTTGCCCAGCCACCCGGACCGGTTGCTGACCCCCGGGGTGGATGCGACAACGGGCTCACTGGGCCAGGGTGTTTCCATTGCCGGAGGGCTGGCGCTGGCCCATAAGCTGGCCGGGCGGGCGAACCGGGTATTCTGTATTACCGGTGACGGCGAGCTTAATGAAGGCCAGTGCTGGGAGGCATTTCAGTTTATTGCCCACCACCGGCTGAATAATTTGCTGCTTTTTGTGGACTGGAACAAACAGCAACTGGACGGGGCGACTGAGCAGATTATCCGTCCGTTCTCTCTTGCTGAGAAATTCGCAGCGTTTGGTTTTGAGGCCACTACCGTAAAAGGTGACGATATCGCCGGGATCCTGGCGCTGGCATCACCACGCCAGGAAGGGGAGGACCGGCCGCGGGTGGTCATTCTCGATACGGTAAAAGGCCAGGGGGTGCCGTGGCTGGAACAACTGAGCAATTCCCACCATTTGCGGCTTGACGGGCAGATGAAGCAATGCCTCATGGCAAGCATCGAACAACTGGAGGCCCACCATGATTAA